From Candidatus Syntrophoarchaeum caldarius, the proteins below share one genomic window:
- a CDS encoding Ribosomal protein S10, eukaryotic/archaeal, which translates to MGQVARIRLAGRSPAQLDKICAQIKHIAEMTGVICKGPVPLPTKKLTVPCRKSPDGEGTETWDHWQMRIHKRLIDLDADERALRQLMRIQVPKDINIEIVLRS; encoded by the coding sequence ATGGGGCAGGTAGCACGGATACGGCTTGCGGGAAGGAGTCCTGCACAACTCGACAAGATCTGCGCCCAGATCAAGCACATCGCTGAGATGACAGGTGTTATCTGCAAAGGACCCGTTCCCCTGCCAACAAAGAAACTCACCGTTCCATGCAGAAAAAGCCCGGATGGCGAGGGTACAGAGACATGGGATCACTGGCAGATGCGGATCCACAAGCGATTGATCGATCTTGATGCAGATGAACGGGCATTACGGCAGTTGATGAGAATTCAGGTTCCAAAAGATATCAACATCGAGATCGTTCTGCGGAGTTGA
- a CDS encoding 2-phospho-L-lactate guanylyltransferase produces MIKTSPGGGCIRVYIPFKARGAKSRLSTILKDDERQLFATLMLEDVIRSLKSSAVDEIILLSTSEEGIGAIESSHGIECLIDDRDLNSAINSILKNETDPVMVVMSDLPLIGSSEIDEMLDFREDLVIAPGIGGGTNILVVRSPEHFRVDYYGNSLQDHINIARKHGLSFRIYYSFLAAVDIDEEADLVELLIHGDGTAAASYLRTLGVSLSVNQGRVTVKREV; encoded by the coding sequence TTGATTAAAACCTCGCCTGGAGGCGGTTGCATCAGGGTATATATCCCTTTCAAAGCCAGGGGTGCCAAATCCCGCCTCTCAACTATTTTAAAAGATGATGAGCGGCAGCTATTTGCAACATTAATGCTGGAGGATGTGATACGGTCTTTAAAATCCTCAGCTGTCGATGAGATCATTCTTTTATCAACATCAGAAGAAGGCATCGGTGCAATTGAAAGCTCACATGGAATTGAGTGCCTTATAGATGATAGAGATCTCAATAGCGCCATAAACTCGATTTTAAAGAACGAAACAGATCCTGTTATGGTTGTGATGTCAGATCTGCCACTCATTGGCTCTTCTGAGATAGATGAGATGCTTGACTTCAGGGAGGATCTTGTAATCGCACCAGGAATTGGAGGGGGCACAAATATTCTTGTTGTGAGATCCCCAGAGCATTTTAGAGTTGATTATTACGGAAATAGCCTGCAGGATCACATTAATATCGCAAGAAAGCATGGATTAAGTTTTCGTATTTACTATTCGTTCCTTGCGGCGGTTGATATTGATGAAGAGGCAGATCTTGTCGAACTTTTGATACACGGCGATGGTACAGCTGCTGCATCATATCTTCGCACGCTGGGGGTTTCATTGAGTGTAAATCAGGGCAGAGTTACGGTAAAACGAGAGGTTTAG
- a CDS encoding flagellar motor protein MotA, whose protein sequence is MIDIFATLQSSIYYISTYLLYPVIIALLICVGFILVDTGSFLYEIYRRKRLHFEFEDEVISGRFVALFMKELEHMDHEDRYFDLKLQKLLNDMEYLISKRLELTKLISRIGPMFGLMGTLIPMGPALIGLTHGDIETLADNLIIAFGTTVVGLLVGAVSYSIAMVRTRWYDQEMDDMEFVCEIVTGGSQDEIHEEEKR, encoded by the coding sequence ATGATAGATATATTTGCAACGCTCCAGTCATCGATATACTACATCTCAACATACCTTCTGTATCCAGTGATCATTGCACTGCTTATCTGTGTTGGCTTCATCCTCGTTGACACAGGGTCTTTTCTCTACGAGATATACAGAAGAAAGAGGTTACACTTTGAGTTTGAGGATGAAGTTATCTCAGGCAGGTTTGTTGCGCTATTCATGAAAGAGCTTGAGCACATGGATCATGAAGATAGATACTTTGATCTCAAGCTCCAGAAGCTCCTGAATGATATGGAGTATCTCATATCAAAGCGGCTTGAGCTGACGAAGCTCATATCAAGGATTGGTCCCATGTTCGGTCTTATGGGAACTTTAATCCCGATGGGACCTGCTTTGATAGGGCTTACTCACGGTGACATCGAGACCCTTGCAGATAACCTCATCATCGCATTCGGGACAACAGTCGTGGGGCTTCTGGTCGGTGCGGTATCTTACTCGATCGCGATGGTCAGAACGCGCTGGTATGATCAGGAGATGGATGATATGGAGTTTGTATGTGAGATTGTGACGGGAGGTAGTCAGGATGAAATACATGAAGAAGAGAAGAGGTAA
- a CDS encoding potassium transporter TrkA: MKGGLSILAEKNNANGLEPVQKTKETGKQAYLILGCGAIGLATAKGLKKQDYTVLIVDINEKVVESLREQNMDACLGDMSDPKFLETVLANKQFNAILILGDNSASNQQALRTIKKITPETYVVVRAIDPVEQEDLKELGVDALVLPAEIVAKHIIRTLEGVALSKRTDKLIKLLAGMKGSKLGIVLHDSPDPDAIASGLALKYIAETTGTDAEILYHGEVGHQVNRAFVNLLNINMRRIEEVDLDEFAGFALVDTSPGANNSLPPEIEPDIIIDHHPPMKTEFSSYYVDVRPGTGSCSTILTKYLQQLELPIEKELATALIHGIRTDTQEFKRNTSPADLTAAAFLYPLVDHTLLGQIETPPMSTETLDVLGEAIRRRTVKGSYLVSNVGFIMDRDALVQAADYLLNLEGISTVLVFGLSEDKIHITGRNKDVRINIGAVLQEAFGDIGTAGGHSTAGAAQIPLGVFSGMKDKESLLKLVGDAVTMRFFSKIGIENGDKTT, translated from the coding sequence ATGAAAGGGGGATTATCCATCCTTGCAGAGAAAAACAATGCAAATGGTTTAGAGCCTGTACAGAAGACGAAAGAAACGGGTAAACAGGCATATCTGATACTTGGGTGTGGAGCGATAGGACTTGCGACAGCGAAAGGTTTAAAAAAGCAAGATTATACAGTTCTGATCGTTGATATAAATGAAAAGGTTGTTGAGAGCCTTAGAGAGCAAAATATGGACGCCTGTCTGGGCGATATGAGCGATCCCAAATTTTTAGAGACAGTACTTGCTAATAAGCAGTTCAATGCAATCCTGATTCTTGGAGATAATTCTGCATCAAATCAGCAGGCGCTCAGAACAATCAAAAAAATCACTCCAGAGACGTACGTCGTTGTACGTGCAATCGATCCTGTTGAGCAAGAAGATCTGAAGGAACTGGGTGTGGATGCACTGGTTCTACCTGCTGAGATTGTTGCAAAACATATCATCAGAACGCTTGAAGGTGTTGCACTCTCAAAGCGTACAGATAAACTCATAAAATTGCTGGCTGGTATGAAAGGTAGCAAGCTTGGCATCGTTCTTCACGACAGTCCTGATCCTGATGCGATCGCAAGTGGACTTGCGCTCAAGTATATCGCAGAAACGACAGGTACCGATGCAGAGATCCTTTATCATGGGGAAGTCGGGCACCAGGTCAATCGCGCGTTTGTGAACCTCCTCAATATAAATATGCGGCGTATCGAGGAGGTTGACCTTGATGAGTTTGCAGGCTTTGCACTTGTTGACACATCACCCGGTGCAAATAACTCACTTCCACCAGAGATCGAACCCGACATCATCATAGACCATCACCCACCCATGAAAACCGAGTTTTCATCCTATTATGTCGATGTGCGTCCAGGAACTGGATCCTGTTCCACAATTCTTACAAAATATCTTCAGCAACTGGAACTACCAATCGAGAAGGAACTTGCAACAGCTCTGATTCATGGAATAAGAACTGATACACAGGAATTTAAGCGAAACACCAGCCCCGCAGATCTCACCGCAGCAGCGTTCCTTTACCCACTCGTGGATCACACACTACTTGGTCAGATTGAGACACCTCCGATGTCCACCGAGACGCTGGACGTGCTTGGGGAGGCGATAAGGAGACGAACGGTGAAGGGGAGTTATCTCGTCTCAAACGTCGGTTTTATCATGGATCGAGATGCACTGGTACAGGCAGCAGATTATCTTCTCAACCTTGAGGGAATATCCACCGTACTTGTATTTGGGCTCAGTGAAGATAAAATTCACATAACCGGGCGTAACAAAGATGTCCGGATAAATATAGGGGCCGTTCTTCAGGAGGCGTTTGGTGATATCGGTACTGCTGGTGGACATTCAACAGCAGGGGCTGCACAGATACCACTGGGTGTATTCAGCGGTATGAAGGATAAAGAAAGCCTGCTGAAGCTGGTTGGTGACGCGGTTACCATGCGTTTCTTCTCAAAGATCGGGATCGAAAACGGCGATAAAACAACCTGA
- a CDS encoding membrane protein containing APHP domain protein gives MVKCVRRLIAVFLISLFIFPLVSADLRKDLTDNLPLSVRSPSGTETLICGYLFERGSTGSVRITNLNTSLSWDARLLESEPDFYYLYLDEIELKAGDMLRLNATSGDESVVLIHTVNQSEIDEHLVWLDIIEDLAITEITIPNRITKDINTTIHAVIENIGLIPVVVPFNITFSVDGELITTTSFTEVPLNASENFTVEFYWTPLESGIHNITITVDPNHEIISETNESNNRMKKSVSVAELPSFYVPLDFPTIQDAVDNVTINGTTIYVASGTYNENIMIQKQITLLGADMNDTIIDGGGNDTLRLFANNCVIRGFSIINGSTGIKIESNGNKIFENWIYNNSCGVNITGLNNTVYHNNLNNVQNGFDTGNSSWDDGREGNYWSDCTGDDFDLNGIVDTPYECGWVTDRYPLVSPYVLHRDPAIAYLTVPTSIYVNETNTIFVGIANYGTSEVASNLSLKLGGTILNMTISLPYKSINAVYFCVTPNQMGTINLTAEIEACNEDSNRANNRMSVNVTVIPSPFKRLYNFDNETTMAEYYKYQLPESRTNALDYLAMQQNSDGGIGQGGYSTDLAIIAVSSAGENPQEFARLNSSLTDYLKAHPPQHDLTLISRYVLAIIASGENPRDFGGKNYLAMIQSFFDGEQFGIEKNIVDDAWAVLALTGAGYGNDTEIMRTERNYILRCQNESDGGWPYFENGTSSIDVTAIALEALVASGIAVDNSSIQNGTKYLEKNLVKNQWEEGMGQTDPLPESNLKNYAHSVQAIVAVGGNPIDGSWDYSQSAATYYGIENPYNPLLLLLGLEEKSGDFEGGFAFTFKDSYPEPKWTSMALPSLFAKPYPSMCTYSRVLSDIKPIHIGTRACYTNVTNIINATIKNNGGIFNVSLLVDGAEVDRARIVETNSTALSRVEFRWLPEKEGEYNLTVVADSENSIEENNESNNCIGRVVTVTKPDLHPRTELPAFYVNVTNRIETEVLGYGEGFNVSLLINGSVVDKAENISSYGFNKTTLYWKPNQTGNYTLRLIADSENDVFESDEKNNTIEENVSVILPDLYPQNISTMILYTDTENIIDVSINGSAEGFNATLFANGTIADKIENISSYNVANISFSWNPLLAGVYNLTVMVDADDEIEETNETNNNLSRIVTVENREAPYIKLLAPIGGECWSGVQTIKWSATDPNGDELIINISYSPDAGIMWHPIASNLENTGYYNWSTEYMLDGYDYKVKVEAFDGNSTSVDISKDVFTIYNRRSYEGAPSFHYNAGFSLSEAPNTNKTAWITEDIGACPSTSLIVADGKVFVYCYDSVKALDELNGSTDLNGSTKPIWSTSIDKAVYGSWATAAYYDGSVFIASGNHVYRISAKDGKIEWRFQFPDGGCSVNSGPCVAYGNVYVGSWNGGHYYCLNDSTGEIKWQFPPKGEKKLDHAQSTPAAHNGMVFFGDFTGGPKSKVFAVDGLTGEEIWNQTVSWSVCGSVTIAHNKVYLMTYNFYGSGEFYALNENNGSIVWQHTIARSDSTPAHAYGNIYVCGGCPGYERCRTYCLNDADGGNETWNVPDWGIWTYSPMVADKKVFIGKAEGPGMDSMLPAGMSARNAFTGEEIWRSDLGGGSPAIVHGRVYTVGGVNATGRVICFGSTNQPDLELSNLTTVPKSDIYVGQNVSINVTLRNIGSGNASAFNVSLRVNGEIEAEKRIDDGLNVNVSMPVNFSWTPVEAGEYLIIVEADSDHEITEQVSMPDNNKVSRPLTVKEWLDLAVEDIDYYPTEVHVGDIVNITPSITAVNLEGESVGVEFKVDDESKETKRGVVNGEQITVNFTWNASSPGGYNLTIVADPGGGIDEVNETNNETTIVVEVMPTPTPTSTPTPGLPHGYGGGGGGGSGIFDWGEFFGSGTGSEGNETGEFTIPINETESVIEEDSSRVNGYPMGEETGGSAGGGGKISYIWILIVTLTLALVIYGYWRESRFIGRRRRR, from the coding sequence ATGGTGAAATGTGTGAGGCGATTGATAGCGGTATTTTTAATCTCGTTATTTATATTCCCGTTGGTATCTGCAGATCTCAGAAAGGATCTCACAGATAACCTCCCTCTAAGTGTAAGATCTCCTTCTGGTACTGAGACCCTGATCTGCGGTTACCTGTTTGAGAGGGGATCTACAGGCAGTGTAAGGATCACAAACCTCAACACCAGTTTAAGCTGGGATGCAAGGCTACTTGAGTCAGAGCCAGACTTCTACTACCTCTATCTCGATGAAATTGAGCTTAAAGCAGGAGATATGCTCAGGCTCAACGCAACCTCAGGTGATGAATCGGTCGTATTAATTCATACCGTAAACCAGAGTGAGATCGATGAGCATCTGGTGTGGCTTGATATCATCGAGGATCTTGCGATAACAGAGATCACAATACCAAACAGAATTACAAAAGATATCAACACCACTATCCACGCCGTAATTGAGAATATTGGACTGATACCAGTCGTTGTACCCTTCAATATTACATTCAGCGTTGATGGAGAACTCATAACTACTACCTCTTTTACAGAAGTTCCTTTAAACGCCAGTGAGAACTTTACCGTAGAATTTTATTGGACTCCTCTGGAATCCGGGATACACAACATCACAATCACTGTGGATCCGAATCATGAAATTATATCAGAGACGAATGAATCGAATAATCGAATGAAGAAAAGCGTGTCTGTTGCTGAACTACCTTCGTTTTATGTGCCACTGGACTTTCCCACGATTCAAGATGCGGTGGATAATGTAACAATTAACGGAACCACGATTTATGTCGCAAGCGGCACGTATAACGAGAATATAATGATTCAAAAGCAGATCACACTTCTGGGAGCGGATATGAATGATACAATCATAGACGGAGGTGGGAACGATACATTAAGGCTTTTTGCGAATAATTGTGTCATCAGAGGTTTTTCGATAATTAATGGGAGCACAGGTATAAAGATCGAATCCAATGGCAATAAAATCTTTGAAAATTGGATTTATAACAACTCCTGCGGCGTAAATATCACCGGATTAAATAATACCGTTTATCATAATAATCTGAATAATGTTCAGAACGGATTTGATACCGGTAATAGTTCGTGGGACGATGGAAGGGAAGGAAACTACTGGAGCGATTGTACCGGCGATGATTTCGATCTCAATGGGATTGTAGACACGCCTTATGAATGCGGGTGGGTAACGGATCGATATCCTTTAGTTTCTCCATATGTACTGCACAGAGACCCGGCAATCGCGTATCTCACTGTCCCCACATCTATTTATGTGAATGAAACGAATACTATCTTTGTGGGCATTGCCAATTACGGCACTTCAGAAGTGGCAAGCAATCTCTCACTCAAACTCGGTGGCACTATTCTGAACATGACGATTTCTCTACCATATAAGAGCATAAACGCTGTTTATTTCTGCGTGACTCCGAACCAGATGGGGACAATAAACCTAACAGCGGAGATAGAGGCATGCAATGAAGATTCAAATAGAGCAAACAACCGGATGAGCGTGAATGTTACGGTAATTCCTTCGCCTTTTAAGCGCCTTTACAATTTTGATAACGAAACAACTATGGCGGAATATTATAAATATCAACTTCCTGAAAGCAGAACGAATGCTCTGGATTACTTAGCAATGCAGCAGAATTCTGACGGCGGCATCGGTCAGGGTGGCTATTCGACAGATCTGGCTATTATAGCGGTATCATCTGCTGGAGAGAATCCGCAGGAGTTTGCGAGACTGAATTCGTCGCTTACAGATTATTTAAAAGCGCATCCGCCTCAGCATGACCTGACTTTAATATCTCGCTATGTGCTTGCGATTATCGCTTCTGGTGAGAATCCGCGTGATTTTGGTGGTAAAAACTATCTTGCGATGATTCAATCATTCTTCGATGGAGAACAGTTTGGAATTGAGAAGAATATCGTGGATGATGCGTGGGCTGTGCTTGCACTTACCGGAGCAGGATATGGCAATGACACAGAAATTATGCGAACTGAAAGGAATTATATTCTCAGGTGTCAGAATGAGAGTGATGGCGGATGGCCGTATTTTGAGAATGGAACGAGCTCAATCGATGTAACTGCGATAGCATTAGAAGCTCTGGTTGCTTCTGGTATAGCTGTGGATAATAGTTCGATACAGAATGGCACGAAATATTTGGAAAAAAATCTTGTGAAGAATCAATGGGAAGAGGGGATGGGGCAGACAGACCCACTGCCAGAATCCAATCTGAAAAATTATGCTCATTCAGTCCAGGCAATCGTTGCTGTTGGAGGGAATCCGATAGATGGAAGCTGGGATTATTCGCAGAGTGCAGCTACATACTACGGGATTGAAAACCCATACAACCCGCTACTTCTGCTCTTGGGACTCGAAGAGAAGTCGGGCGATTTTGAAGGTGGATTCGCGTTCACATTTAAAGATTCTTATCCCGAACCTAAATGGACATCAATGGCACTCCCCTCGCTGTTCGCAAAGCCATATCCTTCGATGTGCACGTATAGCCGGGTGCTATCAGACATAAAGCCCATTCATATAGGGACACGGGCTTGCTACACCAATGTTACAAATATTATCAATGCAACAATCAAGAACAACGGCGGGATATTCAACGTGAGTCTTCTTGTGGATGGTGCCGAGGTTGACCGCGCGAGAATTGTGGAGACGAATTCAACTGCATTATCGCGGGTGGAATTCAGATGGCTGCCAGAGAAAGAAGGGGAATATAACCTCACCGTTGTGGCAGATTCTGAGAATTCAATAGAAGAGAATAATGAGAGCAATAACTGCATCGGCCGCGTGGTCACTGTGACGAAGCCAGACCTGCACCCCAGGACAGAACTGCCAGCATTCTATGTCAATGTGACAAACAGAATAGAAACAGAAGTTTTAGGATACGGCGAGGGATTCAACGTATCGCTTCTTATAAATGGAAGCGTTGTAGATAAAGCCGAGAATATCAGCTCTTATGGCTTTAATAAAACAACGTTATACTGGAAGCCAAACCAAACGGGTAACTACACTCTTAGACTCATCGCTGATTCGGAAAACGATGTATTTGAATCCGATGAGAAGAATAACACCATAGAAGAGAATGTCAGTGTAATACTGCCCGACCTATATCCTCAGAATATAAGCACTATGATACTGTACACCGATACCGAGAACATCATAGATGTCAGCATCAACGGCTCAGCAGAAGGATTTAACGCGACTTTATTTGCAAACGGAACGATTGCAGATAAAATCGAGAACATTTCATCTTATAACGTGGCGAATATCAGTTTTTCGTGGAACCCCCTGCTGGCAGGTGTTTACAACCTCACAGTGATGGTAGATGCTGATGATGAGATAGAAGAGACGAACGAAACGAACAACAATCTGAGTCGTATTGTAACCGTAGAGAATCGAGAAGCGCCATACATAAAACTACTCGCTCCGATAGGTGGTGAATGCTGGAGCGGTGTGCAGACGATAAAGTGGAGTGCAACCGACCCGAACGGCGATGAACTAATAATAAACATCAGCTACAGCCCGGATGCAGGAATAATGTGGCATCCAATTGCAAGCAATCTTGAGAACACAGGCTATTATAATTGGAGCACCGAGTACATGCTGGATGGATATGATTATAAGGTAAAAGTAGAAGCATTTGATGGGAATTCTACCTCAGTGGATATCTCAAAAGATGTATTCACAATCTACAACAGGAGATCGTATGAGGGGGCACCAAGCTTCCATTATAATGCGGGTTTCTCACTCTCGGAAGCGCCGAATACGAATAAAACTGCGTGGATAACCGAAGATATTGGTGCATGCCCTTCCACTTCTCTTATTGTTGCCGATGGTAAGGTCTTTGTCTACTGCTATGACAGTGTGAAGGCACTGGACGAATTAAATGGCAGCACAGACCTAAATGGCAGCACAAAACCCATCTGGAGCACATCCATAGATAAGGCTGTTTATGGCTCGTGGGCGACTGCGGCATACTACGACGGATCGGTATTCATAGCTTCAGGAAATCATGTTTACCGAATTAGTGCTAAAGATGGAAAGATAGAATGGAGGTTCCAATTCCCTGATGGGGGGTGCAGTGTGAATAGTGGTCCGTGTGTTGCATACGGAAATGTATATGTGGGTTCATGGAACGGGGGGCACTATTACTGCTTGAATGACTCAACTGGAGAAATAAAATGGCAATTTCCTCCAAAAGGTGAAAAGAAACTGGATCACGCACAATCAACACCAGCAGCACATAACGGAATGGTCTTCTTCGGTGATTTTACAGGCGGACCGAAATCAAAGGTTTTTGCCGTTGATGGACTTACAGGTGAAGAGATATGGAATCAAACAGTTTCGTGGAGTGTCTGCGGCTCCGTTACGATTGCGCACAATAAGGTATACCTCATGACATATAATTTCTATGGTTCAGGAGAGTTTTATGCACTCAATGAAAATAACGGAAGCATTGTCTGGCAACATACGATTGCAAGGTCCGATTCTACACCGGCGCATGCGTATGGAAACATCTATGTCTGTGGTGGATGCCCAGGTTATGAGCGGTGTAGAACATACTGTCTGAATGATGCAGACGGAGGAAACGAGACCTGGAATGTGCCTGATTGGGGGATATGGACATATTCACCGATGGTTGCAGATAAGAAAGTATTTATTGGTAAAGCAGAGGGACCGGGGATGGACAGTATGCTCCCAGCAGGGATGTCTGCTCGTAATGCCTTTACCGGAGAAGAGATATGGCGTTCAGATCTCGGCGGTGGTTCACCCGCGATTGTGCATGGGAGGGTATATACCGTGGGGGGTGTTAATGCAACGGGCAGAGTTATCTGTTTCGGCTCTACAAACCAACCAGACCTCGAACTGAGTAATCTCACTACGGTTCCAAAGTCAGATATCTATGTCGGTCAAAATGTTTCAATCAATGTGACACTCAGAAATATTGGCTCTGGTAACGCTTCTGCATTTAACGTTTCTTTACGAGTTAATGGTGAGATAGAAGCGGAAAAAAGAATTGATGATGGACTTAATGTAAACGTTAGCATGCCTGTGAATTTCTCGTGGACTCCAGTAGAAGCTGGGGAGTATCTTATCATCGTTGAAGCGGATTCGGATCACGAAATTACCGAGCAGGTTTCAATGCCAGACAATAATAAGGTTAGTAGACCATTAACGGTAAAAGAGTGGCTGGACTTGGCAGTGGAGGATATTGATTATTATCCAACGGAGGTTCACGTTGGGGATATTGTGAATATAACACCCTCTATTACGGCGGTAAACCTCGAAGGGGAAAGTGTTGGGGTTGAGTTTAAAGTTGATGATGAAAGTAAAGAGACAAAGAGAGGCGTAGTTAACGGAGAGCAGATAACTGTAAACTTCACATGGAATGCTTCGAGTCCTGGCGGGTATAACCTGACGATAGTCGCCGATCCGGGTGGTGGGATAGATGAAGTTAACGAGACGAATAACGAGACGACAATAGTGGTGGAAGTGATGCCAACGCCAACACCAACATCCACTCCAACTCCCGGCTTACCCCACGGTTATGGCGGTGGTGGAGGTGGTGGCTCCGGGATATTTGACTGGGGCGAGTTCTTCGGATCGGGTACAGGCAGTGAGGGCAATGAAACAGGTGAATTTACGATCCCGATAAATGAGACAGAATCTGTGATTGAAGAAGATTCATCGCGTGTGAATGGCTATCCAATGGGTGAGGAGACCGGAGGAAGTGCGGGCGGTGGAGGAAAGATCTCTTATATCTGGATCCTCATCGTAACCCTGACGCTTGCCCTTGTGATCTATGGTTACTGGCGAGAGTCGAGGTTTATCGGTAGGAGGAGGAGAAGATGA
- a CDS encoding DNA polymerase II small subunit: MIEGIVERFAKHGYQLHPDAARMLCEQMVEDSQIKEILSSIDESTIVICPSDISCFCEANGKRNRGTFNVLLDLSDVQIDAVDEWGFVKRFRDRYERLSRILQSRLNVRSIKSLERVKKLDVDQIGIVGVVSEINKTPNGHTILDLEDMTGRFPVLLMKDKLNVNIVLDEVIGVQGSLTKKGELFVADKIFFPDIFSNFTPNHADVESFAVFISDIHMGNCTFIDDAWERFIAWMRGELGGEREIELSRKVKYLVIAGDVVDGIGVYPDQEKELLIPDLTEQYRRVARSLAEIPDEITIIIAPGNHDAVRQADPQPRLPERIQVLFKQHKNTIFVSNPAMVELDGVSVLIYHGQSFDDLIMAIPGLSYDHPEGAMIEMLKRRHIAPIYGGKVPIVPSVIDSGVIERIPDILLCGHTHTVGVGRYRGVTTINAGTWQGQTEYQKKLNITPVPGCAALVNLRSLDVNMLKFC, translated from the coding sequence ATGATAGAGGGGATAGTTGAGCGGTTTGCAAAGCATGGATACCAGTTACACCCTGATGCTGCGCGAATGCTCTGCGAGCAGATGGTCGAAGATTCACAGATTAAAGAGATCCTTAGTTCAATCGATGAATCCACAATTGTCATCTGTCCTTCAGACATCTCCTGCTTCTGTGAAGCGAATGGAAAGAGAAATAGAGGTACATTTAATGTTCTGCTGGATTTATCAGATGTCCAGATCGATGCGGTCGATGAATGGGGGTTTGTTAAGCGATTTCGGGACAGATACGAACGGCTCTCACGCATTCTGCAGAGCAGGTTGAATGTACGAAGTATAAAAAGCCTCGAGCGGGTTAAAAAACTGGACGTGGATCAAATCGGGATTGTCGGGGTCGTCTCAGAGATCAACAAGACTCCAAACGGCCACACAATTCTTGATCTTGAAGATATGACTGGCAGATTTCCCGTGCTCCTTATGAAAGACAAACTGAATGTCAATATTGTCCTCGATGAGGTGATAGGAGTCCAGGGATCACTGACAAAGAAGGGAGAACTTTTTGTAGCCGATAAGATTTTCTTCCCAGATATTTTCAGTAATTTCACACCGAATCATGCAGATGTGGAGAGTTTTGCGGTTTTTATCTCTGATATTCACATGGGGAACTGCACATTTATCGACGATGCATGGGAGCGATTTATCGCATGGATGCGGGGGGAACTTGGTGGTGAACGAGAGATCGAACTCTCCAGAAAGGTGAAGTATCTCGTGATAGCAGGGGACGTGGTCGATGGAATCGGGGTCTATCCAGATCAGGAGAAGGAACTTCTCATCCCTGATCTCACCGAGCAATACAGGAGGGTTGCCAGATCACTCGCAGAGATTCCAGATGAGATCACAATCATAATCGCACCCGGAAACCATGATGCAGTGCGGCAGGCAGATCCCCAGCCCCGCCTCCCAGAACGAATTCAGGTTCTGTTCAAGCAACATAAGAATACGATATTTGTGAGCAACCCTGCCATGGTTGAGCTTGATGGTGTTTCTGTTCTGATCTATCACGGACAGTCGTTTGATGACCTGATAATGGCAATACCTGGTCTTTCATACGATCATCCAGAAGGTGCGATGATCGAGATGCTGAAACGGCGGCATATAGCACCGATTTATGGTGGAAAAGTACCGATTGTCCCGTCTGTTATCGATTCAGGCGTTATCGAACGAATTCCCGATATCCTGCTCTGTGGGCACACACACACAGTCGGAGTTGGTAGATACAGGGGTGTGACCACCATAAACGCTGGTACATGGCAGGGACAAACCGAATACCAGAAAAAGCTTAATATAACGCCTGTGCCGGGATGTGCTGCGCTTGTCAATCTCAGGAGCCTTGATGTGAATATGCTGAAGTTTTGCTAA